The Saprospiraceae bacterium genome includes a window with the following:
- a CDS encoding ABC transporter permease encodes MNIEHFIAKRIATTNSNTFTRVIIRIAIVAIAISLSVMILTTSVISGFKSEITNKIFGFWGHIHITDNNINREFELVPIDKNEKQYDDIREIKYVEYQEPLEIAGIKIKNKAVDKRTQGGVKGVHPYIMVPCLLSTKEQFHGMFLKGVDADYEWNTLKSFIIDGLPIQYQKDTSSSEILISKNIASKMMLKTGQKVVLSFLRDNQQIKRRFEISGIYNTGMEEYDKRFGVVDIRKLQEILGWDKVDVQGMEVTLENYKDMDIISDYVYYEVVSQKYYAESVRSKWPSIFEWLDLQDINEKIILQLMIVVAIINMITVLLILILERTQMIGTLKSLGMNNWGIRKIFLYHAAYIIGYGLLIGNFIGLGIAISQKYFKFIKLDEANYYMDTAPIQIDPVTIIILNVSTLIITVFALIIPTMLVTKISPVKALRFE; translated from the coding sequence ATGAATATTGAACATTTTATAGCTAAAAGGATAGCGACCACTAATTCCAATACATTTACAAGGGTTATTATAAGAATAGCCATTGTTGCCATCGCTATCAGCCTTTCGGTGATGATACTGACTACTTCTGTGATTTCAGGGTTTAAGAGTGAGATCACAAATAAAATCTTTGGATTCTGGGGACACATTCATATTACAGACAACAATATCAACAGAGAGTTTGAACTTGTACCTATTGATAAAAATGAAAAACAATATGATGATATCAGGGAAATCAAATATGTTGAATATCAGGAACCTTTGGAAATTGCCGGTATTAAAATCAAAAATAAGGCTGTAGACAAACGTACCCAAGGAGGAGTGAAAGGCGTACATCCTTACATCATGGTACCATGTCTACTCAGTACAAAGGAACAATTTCATGGCATGTTTCTCAAAGGAGTAGATGCTGATTATGAATGGAATACCCTGAAATCTTTCATCATTGACGGATTACCCATTCAATATCAAAAAGATACGTCTTCTTCTGAAATTTTGATATCAAAAAACATTGCATCCAAAATGATGTTGAAGACTGGTCAGAAAGTGGTCTTAAGCTTCTTGAGAGACAATCAGCAGATAAAAAGGAGGTTTGAAATTTCCGGCATTTACAATACGGGAATGGAAGAATATGATAAGAGATTCGGGGTAGTGGATATACGGAAATTGCAGGAAATTCTTGGATGGGATAAAGTAGATGTTCAAGGCATGGAGGTAACGTTAGAAAACTACAAGGACATGGACATTATTTCGGATTATGTTTACTACGAAGTGGTTTCGCAAAAATACTATGCTGAATCGGTAAGATCTAAGTGGCCATCCATATTTGAGTGGCTCGATCTTCAGGATATCAACGAAAAAATAATCCTTCAGCTGATGATCGTGGTTGCCATCATCAATATGATCACAGTATTACTGATTCTGATCCTTGAAAGAACACAAATGATAGGTACACTCAAGTCTTTAGGCATGAATAACTGGGGTATCAGAAAGATATTTTTGTATCATGCGGCTTATATTATTGGGTATGGATTGTTGATTGGAAATTTTATAGGCCTGGGAATCGCTATTTCCCAAAAGTATTTTAAATTTATAAAACTGGATGAAGCCAATTATTACATGGACACCGCACCGATTCAGATCGATCCCGTAACCATTATTATTTTAAACGTGTCTACGTTAATAATCACAGTTTTTGCATTGATCATTCCTACAATGCTTGTGACTAAAATCAGCCCGGTAAAAGCATTAAGGTTTGAGTAG